A single genomic interval of Thermus antranikianii DSM 12462 harbors:
- a CDS encoding type II toxin-antitoxin system Phd/YefM family antitoxin yields MIEDIGTPISATEARVHFGEVLQRVARGETLVVERGGRAVAVILSLEEYERLRKAPKQQEILDALWRLGQEIRNHLQGPIPSPEEVIRTMREERSLEVGGS; encoded by the coding sequence ATGATTGAGGACATTGGCACCCCCATCAGCGCCACCGAAGCCCGGGTCCACTTTGGGGAGGTCCTCCAACGCGTAGCCCGGGGAGAAACCCTGGTGGTGGAACGGGGAGGAAGAGCCGTAGCGGTCATCCTGTCCCTGGAAGAATACGAGCGGCTCCGGAAAGCGCCTAAGCAACAAGAGATCCTCGATGCGCTTTGGAGGCTGGGCCAGGAGATCCGAAACCACCTACAAGGACCCATCCCCTCCCCAGAGGAAGTCATACGGACCATGCGGGAGGAACGTAGCCTTGAAGTGGGCGGTTCTTGA
- a CDS encoding type II toxin-antitoxin system VapC family toxin, protein MRVLLAGILGDRRAYEAFLGLGHKEVVAPTLLPYEVANALHRYVLGGVLSGPQAEAFLRGALGLNIRLMGDKGLHLRALALSQALGLKAVYDAHYLALAEKLQAEFWTADGKLSRKVTEAQVQGLLEGITVRYLEPHDPGPT, encoded by the coding sequence ATGCGAGTTCTTCTGGCAGGCATCCTGGGTGACAGGAGGGCCTATGAAGCTTTTCTTGGCTTGGGTCACAAGGAGGTGGTCGCCCCCACCCTCCTGCCTTACGAGGTGGCCAATGCCCTTCACCGCTACGTTCTGGGCGGGGTCTTGTCAGGGCCCCAAGCGGAAGCCTTTTTGCGAGGAGCCTTGGGCCTGAACATCCGCCTGATGGGGGACAAAGGCCTTCATCTAAGAGCCTTGGCCCTATCCCAAGCCCTGGGTTTAAAGGCCGTGTACGACGCCCATTACCTGGCCCTGGCGGAGAAGCTTCAGGCTGAATTCTGGACAGCGGACGGAAAGCTATCCCGGAAGGTTACGGAAGCTCAAGTTCAAGGCTTGCTGGAAGGCATCACCGTGCGCTATTTAGAACCCCATGACCCTGGGCCAACTTAG